From a region of the uncultured Desulfatiglans sp. genome:
- a CDS encoding conserved hypothetical protein (Evidence 4 : Unknown function but conserved in other organisms) — translation MKDLITFIAKALVDKPEDVVVTEIEGEQTSVIELKVAKEDLGKVIGKQGRTARAMRTILSAASTKINKRSVLEIIE, via the coding sequence ATGAAGGACTTGATCACATTCATAGCTAAAGCGCTCGTGGACAAGCCGGAAGACGTTGTTGTCACCGAAATCGAAGGCGAACAGACTTCAGTGATTGAGCTCAAAGTCGCGAAAGAGGATCTGGGAAAAGTCATCGGCAAGCAGGGCAGAACCGCGCGGGCGATGAGGACGATTCTCAGTGCAGCCTCCACAAAAATCAACAAACGTTCTGTTTTGGAGATTATTGAGTAA
- a CDS encoding Phosphorylase family protein yields the protein MEQSLQEGIIRPHRGRGEPSIPADVLMVMPPYELRHLARRVSAEPVAFADSDLYRLYLPKEGSRGACALSGPFLGAPHAVMGLEKLIALGARRIWAFGWCGSLSEAARIGDLLIPTRAYPEEGTSRHYPLDGLDLVPDAGLTAGLEKGLESAGLTYRRGAVWTTDAPYRETAVKVKHWQEQGALAVEMEASALMAVSLFRGVRLCALFVVSDELFEYRWRPGFRDPTLKKRSRAAAEALLDFVISEVKDLGRRPRVSEPGGGLEHLSGEAVDRE from the coding sequence TTGGAGCAAAGTCTTCAGGAAGGCATCATACGCCCTCATCGTGGACGGGGGGAGCCCTCGATCCCGGCGGATGTGCTGATGGTGATGCCGCCGTACGAACTCCGGCACCTGGCGCGCCGGGTTTCAGCCGAGCCGGTGGCCTTTGCCGACAGCGACCTCTATCGCCTCTACCTGCCAAAGGAAGGGTCACGCGGCGCCTGTGCCTTGTCAGGACCGTTTCTCGGCGCACCGCATGCCGTCATGGGGCTGGAGAAGCTGATTGCATTGGGTGCTCGAAGGATCTGGGCCTTCGGCTGGTGCGGGTCGTTGAGTGAGGCTGCACGGATCGGAGATCTGCTGATACCGACGCGGGCCTATCCCGAGGAAGGGACGAGCCGTCATTATCCCCTGGATGGGTTGGACCTGGTCCCGGACGCCGGCTTGACGGCGGGCCTCGAGAAGGGGTTGGAGAGCGCGGGTTTGACCTATCGGAGAGGCGCAGTGTGGACGACGGATGCGCCATACCGGGAAACGGCGGTAAAGGTCAAGCATTGGCAAGAGCAGGGCGCGCTCGCGGTGGAGATGGAGGCCTCGGCCCTCATGGCCGTTTCGCTCTTTCGTGGCGTCCGGTTGTGCGCACTGTTCGTGGTGTCGGATGAACTGTTCGAGTACAGGTGGAGGCCCGGCTTCAGGGATCCCACGCTGAAAAAGCGCTCCCGTGCCGCCGCCGAAGCTCTCCTCGATTTTGTGATCAGTGAGGTGAAAGACCTGGGGCGGAGACCTCGAGTGTCTGAGCCCGGTGGCGGCCTGGAGCATTTATCAGGCGAGGCGGTGGATCGTGAATGA
- a CDS encoding Type IV pilus assembly protein PilM: protein MMLGGARNQLVGVDIGSQAIKVVELAGTRRGRVLRSIGLAVLPDGAVEEGVIRQSSPVVELLRDLFAKLKIRNRNVAASLSGCSAMVKRITVRRSEGLSLEELIDEEAEQYIPFDVHQVNLDFDVLEGSGRAFGAGWIGAAEAELLDVMLVAAKKRIVEDRIQVLEQAGLNPMVLDVDAFAMQNAFEISSGRKNGCYALVNLGAQELCINIVEDGIPIFSSDSPSAGSEITKEVMRHYGVDSREGERIKLGRCLLRDNEKLDGIMQGAVENWTGEIIRALDFAGKAHPGLAIEGVYVCGGSCRVPGFQPFLEKKTGLKVAEIDPFRSLVFDKKRIDPVYLSSVGRQAVVAVGLALREIGDK from the coding sequence ATGATGTTGGGAGGTGCGCGAAATCAGCTTGTTGGAGTGGATATCGGTTCGCAGGCGATCAAGGTCGTGGAATTGGCGGGAACACGACGAGGGCGGGTTCTCAGGAGCATCGGCCTAGCGGTCTTGCCTGACGGGGCAGTCGAAGAAGGGGTGATTCGACAATCCTCCCCCGTCGTGGAACTTCTGCGGGACCTGTTCGCTAAACTGAAGATACGGAACCGCAACGTTGCGGCGTCTTTATCCGGCTGCTCTGCAATGGTCAAGAGAATCACCGTCAGGAGATCGGAAGGCCTTTCCCTGGAAGAGCTGATTGATGAAGAAGCCGAACAATATATCCCGTTTGATGTTCATCAGGTCAATCTCGACTTCGACGTCCTGGAGGGGAGCGGTAGGGCCTTCGGCGCCGGCTGGATCGGGGCGGCGGAGGCGGAGCTTCTGGATGTGATGCTTGTCGCTGCGAAGAAAAGGATTGTCGAGGACCGCATTCAGGTCCTTGAACAGGCCGGCCTCAATCCCATGGTCCTGGATGTCGACGCCTTCGCGATGCAGAATGCCTTCGAAATCTCATCGGGACGAAAGAACGGGTGTTACGCCCTGGTGAATCTTGGCGCCCAGGAACTCTGTATCAACATTGTCGAGGATGGGATACCCATTTTCAGCAGCGATTCCCCATCTGCGGGTTCGGAGATTACCAAGGAGGTCATGCGTCATTACGGGGTTGATTCAAGGGAGGGCGAGCGGATCAAATTGGGGCGCTGCCTGCTCCGGGATAACGAAAAACTGGATGGGATCATGCAGGGTGCGGTCGAAAACTGGACAGGAGAAATTATCCGCGCTCTCGATTTCGCAGGAAAGGCTCATCCCGGGTTAGCCATCGAGGGGGTCTACGTCTGTGGGGGTTCTTGCCGCGTACCGGGTTTTCAGCCCTTCCTCGAGAAGAAAACGGGTCTAAAGGTTGCGGAGATCGATCCTTTCAGGTCCCTCGTCTTTGATAAAAAAAGAATCGACCCTGTTTATCTATCATCCGTGGGGCGGCAAGCGGTCGTCGCGGTGGGCCTCGCCTTGAGAGAAATCGGTGATAAATGA
- the rimM gene encoding Ribosome maturation factor RimM — MSKSKKISANDLIPIGKIVRPHGVSGRLKAISYSGRGDAFAGAGTVYIRGASGAVQDYELLEFSPHKNSFLLLLEGITSLERSEEIRDAEILIRKDELVREPDEFFWFELIGLGVYLEDGAKLGSITEIIPTGSNDIYVVRHENGEKILVPAIHDVVCEVDLEGGRMVIAPLEGMIEPDAV; from the coding sequence TTGAGTAAATCCAAAAAAATAAGTGCGAACGACTTGATCCCCATCGGGAAGATCGTGCGACCGCATGGTGTCAGTGGGAGGTTGAAAGCCATTTCCTACTCGGGCAGAGGGGACGCATTCGCCGGGGCCGGAACCGTTTACATCAGGGGCGCCTCTGGTGCAGTGCAAGACTATGAACTCCTGGAATTCAGCCCGCATAAAAATTCCTTTCTGCTGCTTCTCGAGGGGATCACCTCTCTGGAGCGAAGCGAGGAAATCAGAGACGCCGAGATCCTGATAAGAAAAGACGAACTCGTGCGGGAGCCCGACGAATTTTTCTGGTTCGAACTGATTGGCCTCGGTGTATACCTCGAAGACGGGGCGAAACTCGGGTCCATCACGGAGATCATCCCAACGGGGAGCAACGATATCTATGTGGTCAGGCACGAAAACGGCGAGAAAATCCTTGTGCCCGCTATCCACGATGTCGTTTGCGAAGTGGATCTCGAGGGCGGGAGGATGGTGATAGCGCCCCTTGAAGGAATGATCGAGCCCGATGCGGTTTGA
- a CDS encoding exported hypothetical protein (Evidence 5 : Unknown function): MVMMHRRACLSLILMIGLVLSVGCGVSRKLAGKVMPGGSELKKRVMVTTPLDLASLGPQRIAAVKQDFTVRLGKSNDVLVFSYENPLEAALANKPPFGPGAPREIIDAAERERMHAVVTWSLAPIDVDVRREGIWPFRETSRFYATTVIVNVVDVSQGAIIATHTESREFSIPEDEAEPAGLDDPIASELVNEIWDANLPDLLEAQVDNTIESLKEAPWRAILVSTEGEGLVIPAGHDTGIKVGDRFDVFTKGESVTAAGGKSYDLVGRRIGKIEVTGVTDRQATFRALSQMNLEAGMIVQHRS, translated from the coding sequence ATGGTGATGATGCATCGGAGAGCGTGCCTGTCTTTGATCCTGATGATTGGACTGGTCCTTTCAGTGGGGTGCGGCGTCAGCCGCAAGCTGGCGGGGAAGGTGATGCCTGGAGGGTCGGAGCTCAAGAAACGGGTCATGGTGACAACGCCGCTTGACCTGGCATCTCTGGGCCCGCAGCGCATAGCGGCTGTCAAGCAGGATTTTACGGTGAGACTGGGCAAATCGAACGATGTGCTGGTTTTTTCCTATGAGAATCCGCTGGAGGCTGCCTTGGCCAATAAACCCCCTTTCGGTCCCGGAGCACCTCGAGAGATTATCGACGCGGCTGAGAGGGAACGGATGCATGCGGTCGTGACGTGGAGCCTCGCGCCGATAGACGTCGATGTGAGGAGGGAAGGCATCTGGCCGTTCCGGGAAACAAGCCGGTTCTATGCGACGACGGTCATCGTGAATGTGGTCGACGTTTCCCAAGGGGCTATTATCGCTACTCATACGGAAAGCCGGGAGTTTTCCATTCCGGAAGACGAGGCCGAACCCGCGGGTTTAGACGACCCGATCGCTTCAGAGTTGGTGAACGAGATCTGGGATGCGAATCTGCCCGATCTCCTCGAGGCGCAGGTTGACAACACGATCGAGTCGTTGAAGGAGGCTCCTTGGCGTGCCATCCTCGTGTCTACCGAGGGGGAGGGCCTCGTTATCCCCGCCGGGCACGATACGGGTATCAAGGTCGGGGATAGATTCGATGTGTTCACCAAAGGCGAGTCGGTGACTGCCGCCGGTGGGAAGAGCTATGATCTGGTGGGGAGGCGGATCGGAAAGATCGAAGTGACGGGGGTCACAGACCGTCAGGCCACCTTCAGAGCGCTGTCGCAGATGAATCTGGAGGCGGGGATGATCGTTCAGCATCGCTCCTGA
- a CDS encoding hypothetical protein (Evidence 5 : Unknown function) — MHEKYPENLLILKFRSGPGNHKILLFHFRPRHMIFRDAAHFGEDPAIPLNENMSEREGQKC, encoded by the coding sequence ATGCACGAGAAATATCCGGAGAATCTTTTGATATTAAAATTTCGCTCGGGACCTGGCAACCACAAAATCCTTTTATTCCACTTCCGGCCCCGCCATATGATCTTCCGGGATGCCGCTCATTTCGGGGAGGACCCAGCGATCCCGCTAAATGAAAATATGAGTGAAAGAGAAGGGCAAAAATGCTAA
- the rpsP gene encoding 30S ribosomal subunit protein S16 (Evidence 2a : Function from experimental evidences in other organisms; PubMedId : 10094780, 12244297, 12809609, 336510, 6357787, 8730873, 9298646; Product type s : structure) — protein sequence MAVKIRLARLGAKKKPFYRIVAADSEAPRDGRFLEILGYYDPMKEPAVVKLHEDKVKTWLGRGARMSESARALLKKEGLLGAHSSAN from the coding sequence ATGGCAGTCAAAATCAGGTTGGCTAGGCTGGGTGCGAAGAAAAAGCCTTTTTACCGCATCGTCGCGGCTGATTCAGAAGCACCTCGAGACGGCAGGTTCCTGGAGATCCTGGGTTATTACGACCCGATGAAGGAGCCGGCGGTCGTCAAACTCCATGAAGACAAAGTGAAAACCTGGTTGGGCCGGGGGGCACGGATGTCTGAATCAGCCCGAGCCCTCTTGAAAAAAGAGGGGCTGTTGGGTGCGCACTCGTCTGCGAACTGA
- the lepB gene encoding Signal peptidase I has product MDTDQRKSTRKKKGLIREYAEAAVIAILLALFIRTFIVQAFKIPSGSMEPTLLVGDHILVNKFIYGIKIPFINKTLIPVSTPERNDVIVFIYPLDKSKDFIKRVIGLPGDTIEIKGQEIYINGGLFEDPHGYYGREGDDGVPDLERDHAGPFKVPDNHLFVMGDNRDHSYDSRFWGFVPIDSLRGEAFIIYWSWPNWKRFLHWIE; this is encoded by the coding sequence TTGGATACCGATCAAAGAAAAAGCACGCGGAAAAAAAAAGGCCTCATCCGCGAATATGCCGAGGCCGCCGTCATTGCCATCCTGCTGGCGCTCTTCATTCGAACCTTCATCGTACAGGCCTTCAAAATCCCCTCAGGATCCATGGAGCCGACTCTCCTTGTCGGCGACCATATTCTGGTCAACAAGTTCATCTATGGAATCAAGATCCCTTTCATCAACAAGACCCTCATCCCCGTGAGCACCCCGGAGAGAAACGATGTGATCGTTTTCATCTATCCACTCGACAAGAGTAAGGATTTCATCAAGAGGGTCATCGGTCTGCCCGGGGATACGATTGAAATCAAGGGACAGGAGATTTACATCAACGGTGGATTGTTCGAGGATCCCCACGGCTATTACGGCCGGGAAGGCGACGACGGGGTGCCGGACTTGGAAAGGGATCACGCCGGCCCTTTCAAGGTCCCGGACAACCACCTCTTCGTCATGGGGGACAACCGTGACCACAGTTACGACAGCCGGTTCTGGGGTTTTGTGCCCATCGACTCCCTGAGGGGCGAGGCGTTTATCATTTACTGGTCCTGGCCGAACTGGAAGCGGTTTCTCCATTGGATCGAGTGA
- a CDS encoding hypothetical protein (Evidence 5 : Unknown function), with product MNEEIGMGLAQGVFDAAVVWEESDVLAFHRRLAAELKSGLGVYCVQPAIEGVPFEAVYRDGVLTEASALSSHVDRRNVLGSLKTILTVPLKVERESLYGKAPKKMVVGGVVYLERKALKVLNADRERQGDPLYPDAGSAGADLFLAGEARHSARVPFNVFFSLIRVPDDGASLPSSLYDRLLQLQGWGFRVNRPCMRLCRSIEEVLGACAEIREKRSELPYVVMGVLIQPDLVVADGWKEEGSGDAGRVLIYAIGPEPGNARPG from the coding sequence GTGAATGAAGAAATTGGAATGGGATTAGCCCAAGGCGTTTTCGATGCAGCTGTCGTGTGGGAGGAATCTGATGTGCTCGCATTTCACCGGCGGCTTGCAGCCGAGTTGAAATCGGGGCTTGGTGTCTACTGTGTGCAACCTGCGATTGAGGGGGTTCCATTCGAGGCGGTCTACCGCGATGGCGTTTTGACCGAGGCCTCGGCCTTGTCCAGCCATGTGGACCGCAGGAACGTGCTGGGGTCTTTGAAGACCATCCTGACTGTGCCGTTGAAGGTCGAAAGAGAAAGCCTTTACGGTAAAGCACCCAAGAAGATGGTGGTGGGGGGAGTGGTCTATCTTGAACGAAAGGCCTTGAAGGTGCTCAATGCAGATAGGGAGCGGCAGGGAGATCCTCTTTATCCGGATGCGGGCAGCGCCGGTGCAGACCTGTTTCTGGCCGGAGAGGCAAGGCACAGCGCCCGGGTTCCTTTCAACGTTTTTTTCAGTTTGATCCGGGTGCCTGATGACGGCGCCTCCCTGCCGTCATCTTTGTACGATCGTTTGCTGCAACTGCAGGGTTGGGGGTTCCGCGTCAATCGGCCATGCATGCGGCTGTGCCGATCGATCGAAGAGGTCCTGGGCGCGTGCGCCGAGATTCGTGAAAAGCGTTCTGAACTGCCTTATGTTGTCATGGGAGTCCTCATTCAACCGGACCTCGTTGTTGCGGATGGATGGAAAGAGGAAGGATCCGGGGATGCGGGGCGGGTGTTGATCTATGCAATCGGCCCCGAGCCGGGGAATGCCCGTCCGGGCTGA
- a CDS encoding hypothetical protein (Evidence 5 : Unknown function), protein MPACPPFLVEGRRLKIAWSRGLHQSRRAGKQSGLEAASFLRQWEHVQQNQQRGADPLGYAGPFGSCRRLVDSSNLSIF, encoded by the coding sequence TTGCCGGCATGCCCTCCCTTTTTAGTTGAGGGCCGCCGGTTGAAAATCGCCTGGAGCAGGGGCCTGCATCAGTCCAGACGCGCAGGAAAGCAGAGCGGGCTCGAAGCGGCAAGTTTTTTGAGGCAGTGGGAACACGTACAGCAAAACCAGCAGCGAGGCGCGGATCCTTTGGGATATGCCGGGCCCTTTGGCAGCTGCAGGCGTTTGGTGGATAGCAGCAACTTATCAATCTTTTAG
- the acyP gene encoding Acylphosphatase, with protein sequence MQNLRIHLIVEGRVQGVWFRDSTRRQAVELGVNGWVRNLPDGRVEVLAEGAADKVERLAAWCRQGPPAARVSKVVRDDEPWRGDLGPFAVRYG encoded by the coding sequence ATGCAGAACCTGCGCATACATCTCATTGTAGAAGGCCGGGTTCAGGGTGTGTGGTTCAGGGATTCGACCCGTAGGCAGGCTGTAGAACTCGGAGTGAACGGTTGGGTCCGAAATCTGCCTGACGGCCGTGTCGAGGTCTTGGCGGAGGGTGCGGCCGACAAGGTCGAGAGGCTGGCGGCCTGGTGCCGTCAGGGTCCTCCGGCGGCCCGGGTTTCGAAGGTTGTCAGGGACGATGAACCGTGGCGGGGGGACTTGGGCCCTTTTGCCGTCCGCTACGGATGA
- the ffh gene encoding Signal Recognition Particle (SRP) component with 4.5S RNA (ffs) (Evidence 2a : Function from experimental evidences in other organisms; PubMedId : 1279430, 1331806, 2171778, 6357787, 8898086; Product type f : factor), which translates to MFENLTEKLNQVFKKVTGRGRLTESNIQDALKEVRLALLEADVHYKVVKNLVEDIRTRAVGQEVLESLTPGQQLVKIVNEELVRLMDGGQQDLNLSGRTPHVLMLVGLQGSGKTTTAAKLAVYLKKQGRHPYLVPADIYRPAAVDQLKKLAAQINVPVYPTAEGQEPVSICRDAFVKSSGEGSDLIILDTAGRLHVDEGLMDELVRIKTAVPPNEILLVADAMTGQDAVAVAKRFDETLDLSGIVLSKMEGDARGGAALSIKAVTGKPIKFIGTGEKLDALSAFHPDRVASQILGKGDVLSLIEKAQSQFDEKEAIRLQNKLKKNKFDLEDFQSQLKQMKKIGSLEQILGMLPGMGQLKKLKQLKPDEKELARVEAIINSMTREERRNYKLINGSRKRRIARGSGTQVQDVNRLLKNFSDTKKMMERFTKKGFAGMPSLFS; encoded by the coding sequence ATGTTCGAAAATCTGACCGAGAAGCTGAACCAAGTCTTCAAGAAGGTGACCGGCCGCGGACGTCTGACCGAAAGCAACATCCAGGACGCCCTCAAAGAAGTGCGCCTGGCCCTGCTGGAGGCGGATGTCCACTACAAGGTGGTCAAAAACCTGGTTGAAGACATCCGCACACGTGCGGTGGGGCAGGAGGTGCTTGAAAGCCTGACACCCGGTCAACAGTTGGTCAAGATCGTCAACGAAGAATTGGTCCGCCTGATGGACGGCGGCCAACAGGACCTGAACCTGAGCGGCAGAACACCCCATGTCCTCATGCTTGTGGGACTTCAGGGCTCCGGTAAAACCACCACGGCAGCGAAGCTGGCCGTGTACCTGAAAAAACAGGGACGGCATCCCTATCTGGTCCCGGCCGACATTTACCGCCCTGCAGCGGTCGACCAGTTGAAAAAGCTCGCCGCGCAGATCAATGTCCCGGTCTATCCCACGGCAGAGGGTCAAGAGCCGGTGAGCATCTGCCGCGACGCCTTCGTCAAGTCGAGCGGCGAGGGCTCCGATCTGATCATCTTGGACACAGCCGGCCGTCTGCATGTGGATGAAGGTTTGATGGATGAACTTGTCCGGATCAAGACCGCGGTCCCTCCGAACGAAATCCTGCTCGTTGCGGATGCGATGACCGGTCAAGATGCGGTCGCGGTTGCCAAACGATTCGACGAAACCCTGGATCTGAGCGGAATCGTCCTTTCCAAAATGGAGGGCGACGCTCGCGGCGGGGCGGCCCTCTCGATCAAGGCCGTTACCGGGAAGCCCATCAAGTTCATCGGTACAGGGGAAAAGCTGGATGCCCTCAGCGCCTTTCATCCGGACCGCGTCGCCTCGCAGATCCTCGGAAAGGGAGATGTCCTCTCCTTGATCGAAAAGGCCCAGTCCCAGTTCGATGAGAAGGAGGCCATCAGGCTCCAGAACAAACTGAAGAAAAACAAGTTCGATCTCGAGGACTTCCAATCGCAGCTCAAACAGATGAAAAAGATTGGATCGCTCGAACAGATTCTCGGCATGCTCCCGGGGATGGGGCAGCTCAAGAAGCTCAAGCAGCTCAAACCCGACGAAAAGGAGCTTGCCAGAGTAGAGGCCATCATCAATTCCATGACGCGGGAAGAGCGGCGTAACTACAAGCTCATCAACGGTAGCCGCAAACGGCGGATCGCACGCGGCAGCGGGACTCAGGTGCAGGATGTGAACCGCCTGCTCAAGAACTTCTCCGACACCAAAAAGATGATGGAGAGGTTCACCAAGAAGGGCTTTGCCGGCATGCCCTCCCTTTTTAGTTGA
- the recN gene encoding DNA repair protein RecN, translating to MLVHLGISNFALIEHVEITPGQGLSIFSGETGAGKSIIINAINLILGARASTDLIRTGADEATVEALFSLPESAAVQALLEDMGFPFDGELLIRRSIFREGRNKIFVNGVMATLGMLAKLGPVLVSISGQHEHQQLLRPDNHLYLLDDFAGLTPERERYNANLQSCRRLRRQAEEARSAVLELEKRDELNRYQLEEIEAASLAEDEEEELVRERRRLQNAGDLLKISAEAYHRLYEHSESILAQLAHCRKQLERGADLDPTLAPLLDTLLEVDAKLEDAAFALRDFQNTIPLEPERLSQVTDRLEQIHQLKRKYGCSIRDILLLRDSLAEVSEDLERKRKEAAFLSGKADTSMDELSVEAARLSELRRESAREMESRMEQELRMLHMEGTRFKVAFQAKIPDEGTPGKGTALNRHLPLDGPDQVEFLLAPNAGEGFRPLAKIASGGELSRIMLALKTLLAQSASVETVIFDEVDAGISGATAQIVGEKIKALSRYHQILCITHLPQIASQGASHFLVRKDLIGTRTQTSILPLDPESRVKEIARLLAGREVTPHALAHAREMLR from the coding sequence ATGCTGGTTCATCTCGGCATTTCCAATTTCGCCCTCATCGAACATGTGGAGATCACCCCCGGACAAGGCCTGAGCATCTTCTCCGGGGAAACAGGCGCCGGCAAGTCGATCATCATCAACGCCATCAACCTCATCCTCGGGGCGCGCGCCTCCACGGACTTGATCCGCACGGGAGCCGATGAGGCGACCGTGGAGGCCCTCTTCAGCCTGCCGGAAAGCGCCGCCGTCCAAGCATTGCTGGAAGACATGGGCTTTCCTTTCGACGGTGAACTCCTCATCCGCCGATCCATCTTCAGGGAGGGGCGCAACAAGATCTTCGTCAACGGCGTTATGGCCACTCTCGGTATGCTGGCAAAGCTCGGCCCCGTGCTGGTGAGCATTTCAGGCCAACACGAACACCAGCAACTGCTCAGGCCCGACAACCATCTCTATCTGCTCGACGATTTTGCCGGGCTCACACCCGAGAGGGAACGCTATAATGCGAACCTGCAGTCCTGCCGCAGACTGCGAAGGCAGGCGGAAGAGGCCCGCTCAGCGGTCCTTGAGCTGGAGAAGCGGGACGAACTGAACCGTTATCAACTCGAAGAGATCGAAGCGGCCTCGCTCGCGGAGGATGAGGAAGAGGAACTGGTGCGAGAGCGGAGACGCTTACAGAATGCCGGAGACCTCCTGAAGATTTCGGCTGAGGCCTACCATCGTCTCTACGAACATTCGGAGTCCATTCTCGCCCAGTTGGCCCATTGCCGCAAACAACTGGAACGTGGGGCCGATCTGGACCCCACATTGGCCCCGCTCCTCGACACCCTGCTGGAGGTCGACGCGAAGCTGGAAGACGCCGCCTTCGCCCTGAGGGATTTTCAGAACACCATCCCCCTCGAGCCCGAAAGGCTTTCGCAGGTAACAGACCGACTGGAGCAGATCCATCAGCTCAAACGCAAATACGGTTGTTCAATCAGGGATATCCTGCTTCTCAGGGACTCGCTGGCGGAGGTTTCCGAAGATCTGGAGAGAAAGCGAAAGGAAGCCGCATTCCTCTCGGGGAAGGCCGACACATCCATGGATGAGCTATCTGTAGAGGCGGCCAGGCTGTCCGAACTGCGGCGGGAAAGCGCGCGGGAGATGGAGTCTCGGATGGAACAGGAGCTCCGGATGCTCCACATGGAAGGCACTCGGTTCAAGGTGGCCTTTCAGGCCAAAATCCCAGACGAGGGAACCCCCGGAAAGGGCACCGCACTGAACCGCCATCTCCCACTGGACGGACCGGATCAGGTTGAATTTCTCCTCGCCCCCAATGCCGGGGAAGGGTTCAGGCCCCTCGCCAAAATCGCCTCGGGCGGAGAACTCTCGCGCATCATGCTGGCCCTCAAGACCCTGCTCGCACAAAGTGCCTCTGTCGAAACAGTCATTTTCGACGAAGTGGATGCCGGCATCAGCGGGGCAACCGCCCAGATCGTGGGTGAAAAGATCAAGGCCCTCTCCCGGTATCACCAGATCCTATGCATCACTCATCTGCCGCAGATCGCGAGCCAGGGAGCGTCTCATTTTCTGGTCCGCAAGGATCTGATCGGGACCCGGACGCAGACCAGCATCCTGCCGCTCGATCCGGAAAGCCGGGTAAAGGAGATCGCGAGGCTCCTGGCCGGCCGGGAGGTCACGCCCCACGCCCTGGCACACGCCAGAGAGATGCTCCGATAA
- a CDS encoding hypothetical protein (Evidence 5 : Unknown function) yields MMEKGDERAYPSRPIVGVAAVVFDRDEVILVRRGKPPGKGEWSLPGGAVELGETLVGALKREILEELSITVEIGGLVGVFDKVFPDEAGRIIYHYVLVDFWAELRGGVPVAGSDIDALCRIRAHDCGDSMGLDGPLGKAVARAVRLREHGRSVPLPPGPLF; encoded by the coding sequence ATGATGGAAAAGGGAGACGAACGGGCCTATCCCTCCCGCCCGATCGTAGGGGTGGCAGCCGTGGTCTTCGACCGCGACGAGGTCATTCTGGTCCGGCGTGGCAAACCGCCAGGAAAAGGCGAGTGGAGCTTGCCGGGCGGGGCGGTGGAGTTGGGCGAAACCCTTGTTGGAGCTCTGAAGCGGGAGATATTGGAGGAGCTGTCCATCACGGTCGAGATCGGCGGACTGGTCGGTGTGTTCGACAAGGTCTTCCCCGATGAAGCCGGCAGGATCATCTATCACTATGTGTTGGTGGATTTCTGGGCTGAACTGCGGGGCGGGGTGCCTGTGGCCGGCTCCGACATCGATGCCCTTTGCCGCATCCGGGCGCACGATTGCGGGGATTCGATGGGGCTCGACGGCCCCCTCGGAAAGGCGGTCGCCCGTGCCGTGAGGCTTCGGGAACACGGCCGTAGCGTCCCTCTTCCGCCGGGTCCGCTATTCTAG